A single window of Bacteroidales bacterium DNA harbors:
- a CDS encoding SAM-dependent chlorinase/fluorinase codes for MDNEVLANKILTLTTDWNQHDYYNGVLRGKLVTTCPDLKIVEITNQVPIFNLNHAAFVLRYSYKHFPKGTIHLVMVNSESQSHRMLAFSHNDHHFVVPDNGIIGLMFKEPPQNVFAFPFEAEGSFASLGSSIAAIDAFYKGKDLSEVASLVNNFDQRIPLRATNENNAITGGVIYIDSYFNAITNVSKDLFDKVGQGRKFEIHVQSQHNKVNTISINYNDVDAGELVALFNSAGLLEIAINSGYASQLLNLNNGSSIRIKFYD; via the coding sequence ATGGATAACGAAGTTTTGGCAAACAAGATACTTACTCTAACAACCGATTGGAACCAGCACGATTACTACAATGGAGTCCTTCGGGGTAAACTTGTAACCACATGCCCTGACCTGAAAATTGTTGAGATTACAAATCAAGTACCCATTTTCAACCTAAACCATGCGGCTTTTGTTCTAAGATACAGCTACAAGCACTTTCCTAAAGGAACTATTCACCTTGTAATGGTAAATAGTGAGAGCCAATCGCATAGAATGCTTGCCTTTAGCCATAACGATCATCATTTTGTAGTGCCTGATAATGGGATTATAGGTTTGATGTTCAAAGAACCGCCACAAAACGTATTTGCATTCCCGTTTGAGGCCGAAGGAAGTTTCGCTTCTCTTGGTTCATCCATTGCTGCTATCGATGCTTTTTACAAGGGCAAAGACTTATCGGAAGTTGCCAGTTTAGTGAATAATTTCGATCAGAGAATTCCACTAAGAGCAACAAATGAGAACAATGCGATTACAGGAGGCGTAATTTATATCGATTCCTACTTTAATGCCATTACCAATGTTTCTAAGGATTTATTCGATAAGGTGGGTCAAGGTAGGAAATTCGAAATCCACGTTCAAAGTCAACATAACAAGGTTAACACAATATCAATTAATTACAATGATGTTGATGCTGGTGAACTCGTAGCCTTATTTAACTCAGCAGGATTGCTGGAAATTGCCATTAATAGTGGCTACGCATCGCAGCTACTTAACCTGAATAATGGATCGAGCATTAGGATTAAGTTTTATGATTAG
- a CDS encoding AAA family ATPase gives MGERIILIEGIDPLVLFGVKNAKYDLIAKHFPKLKIVARGHEIKAIGDEAQINILEEKINKMIEFFTRYKYLTDANIQDFLSESMETIAQAEEDATDILVFGNHAKAIKARTVNQRLLVEMYQSNDLLFAIGPAGSGKTYTAIALAVRALKNKEVKRIILTRPAVEAGERLGFLPGDMKEKLDPYLQPLYDALNDMIPAKKLQEYMEDGTVQIAPLAYMRGRTLDHAFVILDEAQNTTISQLKMFLTRMGKNAKFIVTGDITQIDLPRKEDSGLVKTIGLLNGIKDIAVIYFDARDIIRHTLVKYIVNAFEKQSESKEGI, from the coding sequence ATGGGTGAACGCATAATACTTATTGAAGGAATTGATCCTTTAGTGCTTTTTGGAGTTAAAAATGCTAAATACGACTTAATTGCCAAACATTTTCCTAAACTTAAAATTGTTGCAAGGGGTCACGAAATAAAGGCCATTGGTGACGAAGCGCAGATTAATATTCTGGAGGAGAAGATCAATAAGATGATCGAATTTTTCACCCGTTATAAATACCTTACCGATGCTAATATCCAGGATTTTCTTAGTGAATCGATGGAAACCATTGCTCAAGCAGAGGAAGATGCAACGGATATTCTAGTATTTGGAAATCATGCCAAGGCTATTAAGGCCAGAACCGTTAACCAACGTTTACTGGTTGAGATGTACCAATCCAACGATTTGCTTTTTGCAATTGGTCCTGCCGGTTCAGGGAAAACGTATACAGCAATTGCCCTTGCAGTAAGGGCTTTAAAGAACAAAGAGGTAAAGCGGATTATTCTCACCCGTCCGGCAGTTGAGGCAGGGGAGAGGCTTGGATTTCTTCCGGGGGATATGAAGGAGAAACTTGATCCATACTTGCAACCCCTATACGATGCGCTAAACGATATGATCCCTGCAAAGAAACTCCAAGAATATATGGAGGATGGAACAGTGCAAATTGCACCCCTTGCCTATATGCGTGGACGAACTCTCGATCATGCTTTTGTTATCCTTGATGAAGCGCAGAACACAACAATTAGCCAACTTAAAATGTTTCTAACCCGAATGGGTAAAAATGCTAAGTTTATTGTTACTGGCGATATCACCCAGATTGATTTACCCCGCAAGGAGGATTCTGGCTTGGTAAAAACCATTGGGTTGCTCAATGGCATTAAGGATATTGCAGTAATTTATTTTGATGCTCGTGATATCATTCGCCATACGTTGGTTAAGTATATTGTTAATGCATTCGAGAAGCAAAGTGAATCTAAGGAAGGGATTTAG
- a CDS encoding phosphoribosylaminoimidazolesuccinocarboxamide synthase → MEKAIVRTDFNFPGQTGVYHGKVRDVYNINNKMLVMVVSDRISAFDVVLPKGIPYKGQVLNQIASKFLDATADIVPSWKIATPDPMVTVGHFCEPFKVEMVVRGYLTGHAWREYKAGKRSICGMPMPDGMKEHQKFPKPIITPTTKAVEGHDEDISKEEIIKLGLVSKADYEQLEKYTLAIFERGTKMAAAMGLILVDTKYEFGKKDGKIYLIDEIHTPDSSRYFYADGYEQRLAKNEQQKQLSKEFVREWLMENGFQGQDGQKVPEMTDTIVNQITERYIELFENITGDKFVKAEGADVVKRIEKNVTEFINKHK, encoded by the coding sequence ATGGAAAAGGCAATCGTTCGTACCGATTTTAACTTTCCCGGACAAACCGGAGTGTACCATGGTAAAGTGCGCGATGTATACAACATTAACAACAAAATGTTGGTGATGGTTGTATCCGACCGTATCTCGGCTTTTGATGTTGTTCTGCCAAAGGGAATACCATACAAAGGTCAGGTTCTGAATCAGATTGCATCTAAGTTTTTGGATGCAACAGCCGATATTGTTCCTAGTTGGAAGATTGCAACCCCCGATCCAATGGTAACCGTAGGGCACTTCTGTGAGCCATTCAAGGTTGAAATGGTTGTGCGTGGATATCTTACAGGTCATGCATGGCGCGAGTACAAAGCGGGGAAACGGAGTATCTGCGGGATGCCAATGCCCGATGGCATGAAAGAGCATCAAAAATTTCCAAAACCTATTATCACTCCAACCACCAAAGCCGTTGAGGGGCATGATGAGGATATTTCAAAGGAAGAGATTATCAAATTGGGTTTGGTTAGCAAAGCGGATTATGAGCAGTTGGAGAAGTACACCCTTGCTATATTTGAGCGGGGTACTAAAATGGCTGCTGCAATGGGGCTAATCCTTGTTGATACCAAGTACGAGTTTGGTAAAAAGGATGGTAAGATATACCTAATTGACGAGATTCACACCCCCGATTCATCCCGATACTTCTATGCCGATGGGTATGAGCAGCGTTTAGCAAAGAACGAGCAGCAGAAGCAGCTCTCAAAGGAATTTGTTCGTGAGTGGCTTATGGAGAATGGTTTTCAAGGGCAGGATGGACAAAAAGTTCCCGAGATGACCGATACTATTGTAAACCAGATAACTGAAAGGTATATTGAGCTATTCGAGAATATCACAGGCGATAAGTTTGTAAAAGCTGAAGGCGCTGATGTTGTGAAGCGAATTGAAAAGAATGTAACAGAGTTTATTAATAAGCATAAGTAG
- a CDS encoding AbrB/MazE/SpoVT family DNA-binding domain-containing protein, translated as MDISIVQIGNSKGIRLSKTLLEKYNIKDTVELILEKGYIIIKPKATPRKGWEKAFKKMHENQDDKPLMADIFEDENFEEWS; from the coding sequence ATGGACATTTCAATTGTACAGATAGGAAATTCGAAAGGGATAAGACTAAGCAAGACCCTTCTTGAAAAATACAACATCAAGGATACTGTTGAGTTAATTCTTGAGAAAGGATACATTATTATTAAACCAAAAGCAACTCCTAGAAAGGGTTGGGAAAAGGCTTTTAAGAAAATGCATGAAAACCAAGATGACAAACCCTTAATGGCGGACATTTTTGAAGACGAAAACTTCGAAGAATGGAGTTAA
- a CDS encoding type II toxin-antitoxin system PemK/MazF family toxin, whose translation MELTQYCIVLVNLDPTIGREIKKTRPCVIISPDEMNKHLQTLIIAPMTSQSKNYPTRIEVKHNQKNGWIVLDQIRTIDKQRVLKSLDKLTEKEIAKVKLIIKEIFVD comes from the coding sequence ATGGAGTTAACTCAATATTGTATCGTGCTTGTCAATCTTGACCCCACGATAGGACGTGAAATAAAGAAAACGAGACCATGCGTGATAATCTCTCCTGACGAGATGAATAAGCATTTACAAACGCTTATTATTGCTCCTATGACGAGTCAGTCAAAAAACTATCCGACTAGGATTGAAGTAAAACACAATCAGAAAAATGGTTGGATAGTTTTAGACCAAATTAGAACGATTGACAAACAAAGAGTTTTGAAATCACTTGATAAACTTACAGAAAAAGAGATTGCCAAGGTAAAGTTAATCATAAAAGAAATCTTTGTCGACTAA
- a CDS encoding ammonium transporter: MLNTILLQTGVLDTGSTGFMLLATSLVMLMTPALAMFYGGLATKRNILAIMIQSFVSLGWTTVLWVIFGYSLCFSGGEGGIIGNFDKAFLAGISMDTLWAGNGKIPEFVFIAYQMMFAIITPALITGAFVNRVSFKAYFIFLTVWQIFVYYPFVHMIWGGGLLAHWGVLDFAGGIVVHATAGFAALASVLYVGARVDKNSTPNSIPLVAIGSGLLWFGWYGFNAGSELQVDNITSLAFLNTDIAASFATIAWLVVEWSRERKPKFVGLLTGSIAGLATITPCAGFVPLWVSPIIGTVAGLVCYYAVQFKNKMKWDDALDVWGVHGIGGVLGTILLGVFASKAVNAAGADGLLFGSSSFFLKQIIAVVGASAYAFGFTYLMLIIINLITPVRVSEEEELAGLDNALHGEKAYDEGAL, translated from the coding sequence ATGTTAAACACAATTTTATTACAAACAGGTGTTCTTGATACAGGCTCAACTGGCTTTATGCTACTTGCAACAAGCCTTGTTATGCTTATGACTCCTGCACTTGCCATGTTCTATGGTGGTTTGGCAACTAAGCGAAACATTCTGGCAATTATGATTCAGAGTTTCGTTTCTTTAGGTTGGACAACCGTACTTTGGGTTATTTTTGGCTACTCGCTATGCTTTAGTGGTGGCGAAGGTGGCATTATCGGAAACTTCGATAAGGCATTCCTTGCAGGAATAAGCATGGATACGCTTTGGGCTGGTAACGGTAAAATTCCAGAATTCGTTTTCATTGCTTACCAGATGATGTTTGCCATTATTACCCCTGCGCTTATAACCGGTGCATTTGTAAATAGAGTTTCCTTTAAGGCTTACTTTATCTTCCTTACTGTTTGGCAAATTTTTGTTTACTACCCATTCGTACATATGATTTGGGGTGGTGGACTACTTGCTCATTGGGGAGTACTTGATTTTGCAGGTGGTATTGTTGTTCATGCTACAGCAGGTTTTGCTGCTCTTGCTTCGGTATTGTATGTTGGTGCTCGTGTTGATAAGAATTCAACTCCAAACAGCATTCCATTGGTTGCAATAGGGAGCGGTTTGCTGTGGTTTGGATGGTATGGTTTTAATGCTGGTAGCGAGTTACAAGTGGATAATATAACCTCATTAGCATTCTTGAATACTGATATTGCTGCTTCATTTGCCACAATTGCATGGTTGGTTGTCGAATGGTCAAGGGAAAGAAAACCCAAATTTGTAGGATTGTTAACCGGGTCAATTGCTGGTTTGGCAACCATTACCCCTTGCGCTGGATTTGTACCACTGTGGGTATCACCAATTATTGGAACCGTAGCTGGATTGGTTTGTTACTATGCTGTTCAATTTAAGAATAAGATGAAATGGGATGATGCGTTAGATGTATGGGGAGTTCATGGAATTGGTGGAGTACTTGGAACAATTCTTCTTGGTGTATTCGCATCAAAGGCTGTTAATGCAGCTGGTGCCGATGGTTTACTTTTTGGTTCTTCTTCATTCTTTTTAAAGCAAATTATTGCCGTAGTTGGTGCATCAGCATACGCTTTTGGATTCACTTACCTTATGCTTATCATCATCAACTTAATAACCCCTGTTCGTGTTTCGGAAGAGGAGGAACTTGCAGGGTTAGATAACGCTTTGCATGGCGAGAAAGCTTATGATGAAGGGGCTTTATAG
- a CDS encoding HAMP domain-containing protein, which translates to MFSRSINRKLMVLFFAVGVSALSVIGIYSYFNAKNALLKRTLDQLTSIRVIKKGQIEFFFNERYKNITLLSENHYLKSLATVLNHKLNDQPSKQYPSSYLNYSQLGFNSMYLILGIEESKLQIFKFQGTEIIKFDTDSVSLKQMIKLWKESVNTNNPTIVDFCKQSLDDNDPLCLIGKRIVNQDKKTIGVLALQIPINDINSIMLEDSPENGLGKSGEVYLVGDDFLMRSNSRFIPNSVLNTSVKTKSAVNAFKDKIGSQIIDDYRTVACLSSYDRLSMRGLNWAIIAEIDYSEAMIPIVSLRNDIVFLSLIICVFLFSIAHFISRTITNPIVKLKNAALMIGEGDLDIKIKSYSCDEIGLLTDAFNTMATQLKDERLKRMSALYDGQELERQRISRELHDGLGQKLIAIKLLLESTSKQNIDETRATLEDVKGSFLKTIEEVRQISNNLAPNILNESGIDIALKNLCDSVQKSAKIDIELSAHGDYSTPDSKVKFYIYRIAQEALNNAVKHSTASRIQIQLIGNSENIILVIEDDGKGFIYDSNYCFPCNGIYNMKERARLLNGTIDIETELLMGTTIRLKVPKKHD; encoded by the coding sequence ATGTTTAGTCGGTCAATTAACAGAAAATTGATGGTGCTATTCTTTGCAGTGGGCGTATCGGCTCTTTCTGTAATTGGAATATACTCCTACTTCAACGCAAAGAATGCTTTGCTTAAGCGTACCCTCGATCAGCTTACATCAATTAGGGTAATTAAAAAGGGTCAAATTGAATTCTTTTTTAACGAGCGGTATAAAAACATTACACTCCTTTCGGAGAATCATTACCTAAAAAGCCTAGCCACGGTTTTAAACCATAAACTTAATGATCAACCTTCTAAGCAATACCCTTCATCGTATCTAAACTACAGCCAATTAGGATTCAATAGCATGTATTTAATTTTAGGTATTGAAGAGAGCAAACTTCAGATATTTAAGTTTCAAGGTACTGAAATTATTAAATTTGATACCGATTCTGTTTCCCTCAAGCAGATGATTAAGCTATGGAAAGAGTCTGTAAATACCAACAACCCTACAATTGTTGATTTCTGTAAACAATCTCTTGATGATAATGATCCATTATGTTTAATTGGTAAGCGGATTGTTAATCAGGATAAAAAAACAATTGGGGTTTTAGCCCTTCAAATTCCTATTAATGATATCAATAGTATTATGCTTGAGGATAGCCCCGAGAATGGGCTTGGAAAATCGGGGGAAGTTTATCTTGTTGGCGATGATTTTCTTATGAGGAGTAATTCAAGGTTTATTCCAAATTCTGTTCTGAATACCTCAGTAAAAACGAAAAGTGCAGTTAATGCGTTCAAAGATAAAATTGGTTCACAGATAATTGATGATTATCGAACTGTTGCCTGCTTAAGTTCCTACGATAGATTATCCATGCGGGGCTTAAACTGGGCAATTATTGCCGAAATTGATTACAGCGAAGCAATGATTCCCATAGTTTCCTTAAGGAACGATATTGTATTTTTATCTTTGATAATCTGTGTTTTCCTTTTCTCCATAGCGCATTTCATCTCCCGAACTATTACAAATCCTATCGTTAAATTAAAGAATGCTGCGCTAATGATTGGCGAAGGTGATTTGGATATTAAAATCAAGTCCTATTCATGTGATGAGATTGGTTTACTTACCGATGCCTTTAATACCATGGCAACGCAGCTTAAGGATGAGCGGCTAAAACGGATGTCGGCACTGTATGATGGGCAAGAACTTGAAAGGCAGCGTATTTCAAGAGAGTTGCACGATGGTCTTGGTCAAAAACTTATTGCCATTAAGCTTCTGCTTGAGAGCACAAGCAAGCAGAATATAGATGAAACAAGAGCCACACTCGAAGATGTAAAGGGCAGTTTCCTTAAAACAATTGAGGAGGTTCGGCAAATATCAAATAACCTTGCACCGAACATTCTTAACGAGTCAGGGATTGATATTGCGCTTAAAAACCTTTGCGATTCTGTTCAAAAATCAGCAAAAATTGATATTGAACTTTCTGCTCATGGCGATTACTCTACCCCTGATTCCAAGGTTAAGTTTTACATTTATCGGATAGCGCAGGAAGCACTTAATAATGCCGTTAAGCACTCCACTGCTTCAAGAATTCAAATTCAGCTAATCGGGAATTCGGAGAATATTATTCTTGTTATTGAGGATGATGGAAAAGGGTTTATTTACGATTCAAACTATTGTTTTCCCTGCAATGGAATTTACAACATGAAGGAGAGGGCACGGCTACTCAATGGTACAATCGATATTGAAACCGAACTATTAATGGGAACAACCATAAGGCTTAAAGTACCTAAAAAGCACGATTAA
- a CDS encoding response regulator transcription factor: protein MSRTRILIVDDHQIVRDGIKRILTDENDIELIGSVGSGKDALAFIKCNQPDIVIADLSMPNMSGIELTETISKFYPQIRVLILSMFNNEEYIISAIQAGAKGYLPKQDSTTEILLEAIRTIASGDEFYSPSISKIVLKSFINNAKNSGVSDVAKKHQLTSREKEILKLYVEGCTNNEIAEKLNLSVYTVKTHKSNIMQKYNFKSTVEMIKFALRNNIVEW from the coding sequence ATGAGCAGAACAAGAATACTAATCGTTGATGACCATCAAATTGTGCGAGATGGGATAAAACGTATTCTTACAGATGAGAATGATATTGAGCTGATAGGTTCTGTTGGCAGCGGTAAGGATGCTCTTGCTTTTATCAAATGCAATCAGCCCGATATTGTTATTGCCGACCTTTCCATGCCCAATATGTCGGGAATTGAATTGACCGAAACGATATCCAAGTTCTACCCTCAAATTAGGGTGCTTATTCTTTCCATGTTTAATAACGAAGAGTACATTATTAGCGCAATACAGGCAGGAGCAAAGGGCTATCTGCCAAAACAGGATTCAACCACCGAAATCTTACTCGAAGCCATTAGAACAATTGCCAGCGGCGATGAATTCTATAGTCCCTCTATTTCGAAAATTGTATTAAAGAGTTTCATCAACAATGCTAAAAATTCAGGTGTAAGTGATGTTGCCAAAAAGCATCAGCTTACCTCCAGAGAAAAAGAGATTCTTAAACTTTACGTTGAGGGCTGTACCAATAACGAGATTGCCGAAAAGCTTAACCTTAGCGTTTATACCGTTAAAACTCACAAAAGCAATATTATGCAGAAGTACAACTTTAAAAGTACCGTTGAAATGATAAAGTTTGCACTGCGTAACAATATTGTGGAGTGGTAG